The region ACACCGCGAACGCGATCGGTAACCTGGACTGTGACGCCGACCGCTCGACCTACCAGCTCCTCGGTAGCGTGGACGCCGAGTTCGGCGTGAACGCCAAGGGCCCGATCGTCTCGAACGAGATCGAGTAGCCTCCACCTCGGGGTTGTTCCCCGCTTTCCCCCGCCTCTGTCGTTCCTCTCCTTCCCCCACGGCATGATATCTTGCCGCTGATGCACGTCCTCTCACCTCGGCTTCGAGCCGCCCTGGCGGGCACCATCGCGCTCACCGCCGTGCCCCTCCTGGGCCTCACCGAGCAGGAACTGCTGACGCGCCGCCTGAGTGGTCTCTCGCGCGCCGGAGAGGCGTACTACCTGCCTCCGCCCGGGCTGCTTCGCGCCCTCTCGTTCGGCTACAACGAGGTGGCCGCGGATCTGGTCTGGGTGCGCAGCATCGCCTACTTCGCCGACCACCTGGTGACCGACCGCGACCTCCGGCACCTGCAGCGCTACCTGGACACCGTGCTGGCCCTCGACGACCGTTTCAAGGAGGTCTACCGCTACGGCTCGTCGATGCTCATGAGCCGCGGCGAGCGCCAGACCAACGAGGACGTCTGGGCCGCCATCTCGCTCCTCAAGCGGGCGAACGCGCTCTACCCCGGCGACTATCGTTTTGCGATGCACCTCGGCGCCTACTACATGTCGGATCTCCGGACCCGCTCCAAAGAGCAGCGCGCCGCGTGGCGACGCGAGGGGGCCGACTGGGTCCGGCGGGCGGCCCTCATCGGCGCCGATATCCCGTGGCTGCCGTCGCTGGCAGCCAAGATCTACAGCGAGCAAGGGCAACGGGAGCTCGCCATCCGGCACCTGCAGGAGATCTACCTGAACAGCCAGGATCCCGAGATGAAGGCTCAGATCGCCGCCAAGCTGCGGGGCCTTCAGGCGGCTCACCTGGCCGAGGAGTTGCGGACGCAGGCGGAGCGCTTCGAGCGCGCCCACCGCGAAAGCGGCCTCGGGTTCGTGCCGCCCGACCTCTTCGCGCTGCTCGAGCTACCGCCGCTCCTGCCCTTCTCGCTGCGGCCGGCCTCCGAGCCGCCCGCGTCCGCTCCGGCGGCACGGTAAGGCGTCTTCTCCGAGGGAAGGGCAGCCGCGCGGGCGAGAGCTCAGGGGGCGGTGGGAGAGTCGCGCAACGGCGTGGCGTGTACGAGGTCGAAGAAGCGCCGCCAGCGCACGCCGTTGGGCTGGCCGCTCGACCACCAGATGATGAGCGCCTTCCCCTTGATGTGGCTCCCCGGGACGAACCCCCATACGCGGCTGTCGTGGCTGTTGTCGCGGTTGTCGCCCATCACGAACACGTGGTCCTCGGGGACCTTGGTCGGCTTCATCTCCGACGGGAAGCCGCCAGTGTCCTGGATCACCCGGTAGCGCTGGGCGTCCTGCTCCTCGTCGAACGCGGCGCACTGGCGCACCTCGTAGTGGTCGGAGCCTTCTTCGGAGTCCGGGTAGCTGCAGGGGGCCTTGACCCCGACGCGCTGGATCGGCTTCTCGTTCACGTACACGTGGTTGTTCCGGACGGCGATCGTGTCCCCTCCGACCGCCACGATGCGCTTGATGAAGTCCTTGCTCTCGTCTTGCGGGAAGATGAAGACGATCACGTCCCCGCGATGGGGTTTGCGCGTGAAGAAGCGAAGGTTCGTCCAGGGGATGCGGATGCCGTAGGTGAACTTGTTGACGAAGATGTGATCGCCGACCTTCAGGGTCGGGATCATCGAGCCGCTCGGGATCTTGAAGGCCTCCACGACGAACGCGCGCAAGAGCAGCGCGACGAGCACCGCGACGCCGATGCTCTCCGCATACTCCCGCAGCGCGGACTTGCGGCCGAAGGCGAGGTGCTTGTCGAGGAGCTCGTCGAGGCGGTCGAGCCCCGCCCGGAGCTTGCCGTAGTGACCCTCTCGCCGGGCAGCGTCCACCTCGTCCGCGCCGCGCGCGACCTCGGCGGAGACCTCGGGCGTCAGGCGGCTCCCGTACTTGCGCAGCACGCGCCGGGTCTCCTTGACCAGCAGCCGCGCCTCGCGCACGGCGCGCCGCCGGCGGCTCCAGCGTGCGATCGGGTTGCCGGTCGGGTCGCGCCCCGCGGCTTCGTAGGCCACGATTAGTCCTCACCCAGCTTGAGCACGGCCAGGAAGGCCTCCTGCGGGATCTCGACCCTGCCGAATTGCTTCATCCGCTTCTTGCCTTCCTTCTGTTTCTCGAGGAGCTTCCGCTTGCGGGAGATGTCGCCGCCGTAGCACTTGGCGGTGACGTTCTTCCGCAGCGCCTTGACCGTGGTCCGCGCGATGACCCGCGAGCCCACCGCCGCCTGGATCGCCACCTCGAACATCTGCTGCGGGATGAGCTCCTTCAGCTTCCGGCAGAGGTCCCTGCCCCGGTAGTACGAGGTGTCCCGGTGACAGATGATCGCCAGCGCGTCGAGCGGATCTCCGTTCACGAGGACGTCCAGGCGGATCAGGTCGTTCGGCTTGAAGTCCGATAGCTCGTAGTCGTACGAGGCGTAGCCGCGGCTGATGCTCTTCAAGCGATCGTGGAAGTCGTGAACCACCTCGGCGAGGGGCAGCTCGTACTGCACGATCACGCGCGTCGCGCTCGGGTAGTTCATGCTGATCTGGGTGCCGCGCTTCTCCTCGCAGAGACCCAGAACCGCGCCGATGTGCTCGGGTGGGATGTGGATCGTGGCCTTGATGTACGGCTCCTCGACTCGGTCGAGTCGGCCCGCGTCCGGCAGGCGGGAGGGGTTGTCGATCTCGACCATCTTCCCGTCGATGGTGTAGCAGCGATACTTCACCGACGGAGCCGTCACCACGAGGTCCAGGTTGTATTCGCGCTCGAGGCGCTCCTGGACGATCTCCATGTGGAGCAGCCCGAGAAAGCCGCAGCGAAACCCGAACCCCAGAGCCACGGAGTTCTCCGGCTCGTAGGTGAAGGAGGCGTCGTTCAGGGCGAGCTTGCCGAGCGCGTCGCGCAGGGCGGGGTACTCTCCGGAGTCGGTGGGGTAGAGCCCGGCGAAGACGACGGGTTTGATCTCCTTGAAGCCCGGGAGCGGCGCGGCGCAGGGCCTGGCGTCGTGGGTCACCGTG is a window of Deltaproteobacteria bacterium DNA encoding:
- the lepA gene encoding elongation factor 4; protein product: MPAPELIRNFSIIAHIDHGKSTLADRLLDACGALSERERMDQYLDKMDLERERGITIKAQTVRLSYKASDGNTYQLNLIDTPGHVDFQYEVSRSLAACEGALLVVDATQGVQAQTVANVYLAIDNDLEVVPVLNKLDLASADPEAAKEQIQEIIGLDASHAVAISAKEGKGIRDVLEAIVARMPPPDADRSAPLAALIFDSWYDAFRGVVTLVRVTSGVIRPGEKIRLWSTGKIFDVQELGIFTPHYRKVDALEAGEVGIIVGGVKEIADARVGDTVTHDARPCAAPLPGFKEIKPVVFAGLYPTDSGEYPALRDALGKLALNDASFTYEPENSVALGFGFRCGFLGLLHMEIVQERLEREYNLDLVVTAPSVKYRCYTIDGKMVEIDNPSRLPDAGRLDRVEEPYIKATIHIPPEHIGAVLGLCEEKRGTQISMNYPSATRVIVQYELPLAEVVHDFHDRLKSISRGYASYDYELSDFKPNDLIRLDVLVNGDPLDALAIICHRDTSYYRGRDLCRKLKELIPQQMFEVAIQAAVGSRVIARTTVKALRKNVTAKCYGGDISRKRKLLEKQKEGKKRMKQFGRVEIPQEAFLAVLKLGED
- the lepB gene encoding signal peptidase I, giving the protein MDAARREGHYGKLRAGLDRLDELLDKHLAFGRKSALREYAESIGVAVLVALLLRAFVVEAFKIPSGSMIPTLKVGDHIFVNKFTYGIRIPWTNLRFFTRKPHRGDVIVFIFPQDESKDFIKRIVAVGGDTIAVRNNHVYVNEKPIQRVGVKAPCSYPDSEEGSDHYEVRQCAAFDEEQDAQRYRVIQDTGGFPSEMKPTKVPEDHVFVMGDNRDNSHDSRVWGFVPGSHIKGKALIIWWSSGQPNGVRWRRFFDLVHATPLRDSPTAP